Proteins from a genomic interval of Geoanaerobacter pelophilus:
- a CDS encoding response regulator, with protein sequence MGSRTILLVDDNPNDIFLAVRALRKADFKNVIVRNHGKEALEFLHSTSDGNNDSKAAPEILIVDINMPIMNGMELIRALRADPLLGQLPVIVLSSSFNPKDQNTCKELGVHTYLIKPPSPNDFKSAIAELDLPPLSKEA encoded by the coding sequence ATGGGAAGCAGAACAATTCTGCTGGTTGATGATAACCCGAATGACATATTTTTGGCCGTTAGAGCCCTGCGAAAAGCTGATTTTAAAAATGTCATTGTCAGGAACCATGGCAAGGAGGCCCTGGAATTTCTTCACAGCACATCTGATGGCAATAACGACAGCAAAGCAGCCCCTGAGATACTCATCGTAGACATCAACATGCCGATCATGAACGGCATGGAACTGATAAGGGCATTGCGGGCTGACCCTTTGCTGGGTCAGCTCCCGGTAATCGTCCTGAGTTCATCGTTCAACCCAAAAGACCAGAACACCTGTAAAGAACTAGGAGTACACACCTACCTTATCAAACCTCCCAGCCCGAACGACTTCAAGTCCGCCATAGCCGAACTGGACCTTCCTCCATTATCTAAAGAAGCATAG